A window of the Budorcas taxicolor isolate Tak-1 chromosome 10, Takin1.1, whole genome shotgun sequence genome harbors these coding sequences:
- the C10H15orf48 gene encoding normal mucosa of esophagus-specific gene 1 protein — MGFIQLLRKKKELIPLVFFMTVAATGASAFAMYSLRKTDVILDRKRNPEPWETVDPTVPTKLVTINQEWKPIEELQKVRRATR, encoded by the exons ATGGGCTTCATCCAactcctgaggaaaaagaaggaa CTTATTCCTTTGGTGTTTTTCATGACCGTGGCAGCGACTGGAGCTTCGGCATTTGCTATGTATTCCCTTCGAAAAACCGATGTGAT ccTTGATCGAAAAAGAAATCCAGAACCTTGGGAAACTGTGGATCCTACTGTACCTACAAAG cttgtaaCAATCAACCAAGAATGGAAGCCCATTGAAGAGTTGCAGAAGGTCCGAAGGGCAACCAGGTGA